DNA sequence from the Antarctobacter heliothermus genome:
ACAACCGCAAAGCCGGGCACCGTGTTCGTCCCGGGCAGCGGCACCATGATCGAGGCGCTGAACACCACAAGGCCCAGCCCGACAAGCCGGTCGATGGGGCGGCGTGTCAGCGCGCCCAGTCTGGGGCGGCTGACGGCCTCGATTCGGCGCAGCCAGGGTCCAGCGCGGCGGGACAGACTGGCCAACCCAGACGTCGAGACCGTGCGCGCGCCCAGTTTGCGCGGCAGCCATGGCATCCGTCGGCCCAGCAGGATTTGCACGGACACGAACATCAACGGCAATGAGACGATTTGCGGAATTCCGTAAAGAAATGGAATGCAGCAGGGCAGGGCGAGGATCAGCAGAAAGAGACCAAAGGCCCGCTCATGCAACTGCGACAGGATCCAGTCGAGCGACACAGAGTCGCCGGGTGCCTCCGCGACCAGACTGTCGAGGCGGTCCGATATGGCCAGAGTGCTTGCGGCAGAAGAGGTCGTCATGACAGGGTTTCCTGACCTTGTGACGCGCAAGGCCGCGTCCGTGATTTGCCCCCGGTTAGCAAATCGGGTGCGGGGGCGCCAGCGATTGACCGTCGCACCCGTGACGCAGGTTGAGACATTGCGCATGAGTTAGGCACCTCATTGTGCGGATGCCGCGATGGCGGGTTTTGTCATTTGTGTTGCAAATCGCCCTTGTCCAGACAAATGCAGGCCGCTAAAGACGTGGTCCGTGCCCAAGTGGCGGAACGGTAGACGCAGGGGATTCAAAATCCCCCGCCCTAACGGGTGTGTGGGTTCGAATCCCACCTTGGGCACCATGAAACTTTGGTAAGTTTCTGTATGCGTAGGGAAATTTCTGCTGATCGCGGTGGCATTCCCCTTTCATCCATCTTTCGCCCTCTGGTGCTTGGCACGTTCAGGGCGGTCGGAATGCAGAG
Encoded proteins:
- a CDS encoding exopolysaccharide biosynthesis protein; translated protein: MTTSSAASTLAISDRLDSLVAEAPGDSVSLDWILSQLHERAFGLFLLILALPCCIPFLYGIPQIVSLPLMFVSVQILLGRRMPWLPRKLGARTVSTSGLASLSRRAGPWLRRIEAVSRPRLGALTRRPIDRLVGLGLVVFSASIMVPLPGTNTVPGFAVVVVAMGLLQRDGILVLVGAVLGTTWIATLIFAGATLASLIKTWLGL